A genomic window from Leptospira ryugenii includes:
- a CDS encoding alpha/beta fold hydrolase translates to MKLEERSRIQIPKGYQIALELAGFWDVCKLLWSAPSFAKHPKGKGEPTLVVPGYGTNDQIMFPLRQYLQFLGYQAEGWELGLNHGNVPLLLEALKGRITEFYEKYQTKINLVGWSLGGYLAREAARDLPHYVSKIATIASPLFGGAKYTSLANFYADKQGIQLDALELEIEARYQIPLEIPSLSIYSKFDNIVSWQTCIDTRSPYMQHKEVDSTHVGMIVNPEVYELLAHFFAK, encoded by the coding sequence ATGAAGCTTGAAGAACGTTCCCGAATCCAAATCCCCAAGGGATACCAGATTGCACTGGAGCTTGCTGGTTTCTGGGATGTGTGCAAATTACTCTGGTCTGCGCCGAGCTTTGCCAAACATCCGAAGGGCAAAGGCGAACCAACTCTCGTTGTGCCTGGCTATGGCACAAATGACCAGATCATGTTTCCCCTTCGGCAGTACTTACAATTTCTTGGCTACCAGGCAGAAGGCTGGGAGCTTGGCTTGAACCATGGAAATGTTCCTTTACTCTTAGAGGCACTTAAAGGACGCATCACTGAATTTTACGAGAAGTACCAAACCAAAATCAATCTTGTTGGCTGGAGTTTAGGTGGATATTTAGCTAGAGAAGCTGCCAGAGACCTTCCTCACTATGTGAGTAAAATTGCGACAATCGCCTCACCATTATTTGGTGGAGCAAAGTATACTTCTTTGGCAAACTTTTATGCAGACAAACAAGGCATCCAACTAGATGCTCTCGAATTGGAAATCGAAGCACGTTACCAAATCCCTCTCGAAATTCCAAGCCTCTCCATCTATTCAAAGTTTGATAATATTGTAAGTTGGCAAACTTGCATCGACACACGCTCCCCATATATGCAACACAAAGAAGTGGATTCCACCCATGTAGGGATGATCGTGAACCCTGAGGTGTATGAGCTCTTGGCTCATTTTTTTGCAAAATAA
- the tsaA gene encoding tRNA (N6-threonylcarbamoyladenosine(37)-N6)-methyltransferase TrmO — MEFSLKSLAIVKNVRTEPIDDHWSSIHSTIEVLGENAEECLRGLESFSHIEIVFVFHKAKDEQIVLSGHPRGNPNYPSVGIFAQRKKDRPNRLGLSICEILKIENRYIYVKGLDAIDGTPILDIKPVFPQLLPQGEIRNPEWVASLMEHYWE; from the coding sequence ATGGAGTTTAGCTTAAAATCCCTTGCCATAGTAAAAAATGTTCGCACAGAGCCCATTGATGACCATTGGTCTTCCATTCATTCCACAATAGAGGTATTAGGTGAAAATGCAGAAGAATGCCTACGTGGACTTGAGTCCTTTTCCCACATAGAAATTGTCTTTGTATTCCACAAAGCAAAAGATGAACAGATTGTACTCTCTGGGCATCCACGTGGCAATCCCAACTACCCTTCTGTAGGGATCTTTGCCCAAAGAAAAAAAGACAGACCCAACCGACTTGGTCTCAGTATCTGCGAGATTCTAAAAATTGAGAACCGCTACATTTATGTTAAAGGTTTAGATGCCATCGATGGAACGCCCATACTGGATATCAAACCTGTGTTTCCTCAGTTACTACCCCAGGGGGAAATACGAAATCCCGAATGGGTTGCAAGTCTCATGGAACATTATTGGGAATGA
- a CDS encoding adenylate/guanylate cyclase domain-containing protein, with protein sequence MNRESKIESFFQTIRSESFGSSALITHFREFLSSEDDYSLFRVNPYIYANDSGFPYHEVLDVFLHASKHGLFVMEWLLVCPRCGDPVKHFQNLIHVHNQYHCDFCRRDYHTSLDDSIHIVFTIHPDIRDIVFHHPESLPIEDYQYKYHFSREGRVPGSSMTFRHFFKKRERFLRFLSPKEVREVEINVREGYLEGNDFLHDTDFLLEVLAERSSKTDEVQITYENQTLHSDTKQCRSGILKLNIKNNSSEKVPLSIYQLDSDFLTSTFLLEFDPHLSAKELLNHRTFRTLFQGEDIVGPRGLSIKDQTFLFTDLKGSTNLYERIGDLKAFSLVQQHFDEMSRVIIKNQGSLVKTIGDAIMATFLSAENAMRAAIEMLEEIETFNKRQLEREIILKIGIHTGASIAVTLNDRLDYFGQVVNIAARVQGLAEGEEICFTNEIYAAPRVSTILRGYPVKSEITQLKGITENIQIYRLSPKEKE encoded by the coding sequence ATGAACCGAGAATCTAAAATCGAATCCTTTTTCCAAACAATTAGATCCGAATCCTTTGGTTCTTCGGCTTTAATCACTCATTTTCGGGAGTTTTTATCAAGCGAAGATGACTATTCTCTGTTTCGAGTAAACCCATATATATACGCAAATGACTCGGGTTTTCCGTATCATGAGGTTCTTGATGTATTTTTACATGCCAGCAAACACGGTCTATTCGTCATGGAATGGCTGCTAGTCTGTCCACGCTGCGGAGACCCAGTAAAACATTTCCAGAATCTTATCCATGTCCATAACCAATACCATTGTGACTTTTGCCGAAGAGACTACCATACGAGTTTAGATGATTCGATTCATATTGTTTTCACCATCCATCCTGATATCCGAGATATCGTTTTTCACCATCCCGAATCTCTACCAATAGAGGACTATCAATACAAATATCATTTTTCCAGAGAGGGAAGAGTCCCAGGTTCGAGCATGACCTTTCGTCATTTTTTTAAGAAGAGAGAAAGGTTTTTACGATTTCTATCACCAAAGGAAGTGAGAGAAGTGGAAATAAATGTTCGGGAAGGTTATTTAGAAGGGAATGATTTTTTACATGATACAGATTTTTTGCTCGAAGTCCTTGCAGAAAGAAGTTCCAAAACAGATGAAGTCCAAATCACCTATGAAAACCAAACTTTGCATTCCGACACCAAGCAGTGCCGTTCAGGAATTCTAAAACTAAATATCAAAAATAATTCATCGGAAAAAGTTCCACTTTCCATTTATCAATTGGATTCGGATTTTTTAACCTCAACTTTTTTATTAGAATTTGATCCCCATCTCTCCGCAAAAGAACTCCTCAACCATAGGACATTTCGTACTTTATTCCAAGGTGAAGACATCGTTGGTCCAAGGGGTTTATCCATAAAAGACCAAACGTTTTTATTTACCGATTTAAAGGGATCTACAAATCTCTACGAGAGAATTGGGGACTTAAAGGCATTTTCTTTGGTCCAACAACATTTTGATGAGATGTCTCGAGTCATCATCAAAAACCAGGGTAGTCTTGTAAAAACCATTGGCGACGCCATAATGGCAACCTTTCTTTCTGCAGAAAATGCAATGAGGGCAGCCATAGAAATGTTAGAAGAAATTGAAACATTTAACAAGCGCCAACTCGAAAGAGAGATCATTTTAAAAATCGGCATTCATACTGGTGCTTCTATTGCCGTTACCTTAAATGATCGATTGGATTATTTTGGCCAAGTAGTGAACATTGCCGCAAGAGTCCAGGGATTGGCCGAAGGAGAGGAGATCTGTTTCACAAATGAGATCTATGCTGCTCCCAGAGTATCGACTATACTACGAGGTTATCCTGTAAAATCAGAAATCACACAACTCAAAGGAATCACAGAAAACATACAGATTTACCGCTTGAGCCCAAAAGAAAAGGAATGA
- a CDS encoding helix-turn-helix domain-containing protein: protein MKKFFSTSLVSILILLSLNRTLLAESIPEKSVDRGPLLLQPSPEPQKVDRGAVLQAGFREEPVHFVLALPEVISESQSKYLVFLWSHLDWVQVCAESEPCQSAGYSLPLGLWPLPQIFPVFPISLKQKETKVQIEIRSRNYIETEIQILSLQELLQTISYFTGLIFSFLCIITAFFIRILFFYLKDPKPWILSNVLFHLGILFIFLFGSGLGNLYLFPNSVIPLSLFKKLSVGYLILTGTNWIRTYMDLSLDFPKSNRFMIFCQIAAVILMVSSFFPIPRQYIAISYTFLYVSITILALIIAFVKLEDSLKQTPWFILSILCLLLFEILNLFSYESFDSHDGKIYLFFLSIFLPANAYFISQAIQVKLQEIEQTETVSARLITRLKTDITSSNQQETQTKKSHLIGINTEKKIEELKNLFQSEKIHLDEELRLSDLSALLKLNAHQTSELINQIMGISFADLIKQYRIEDAKEKLIKEKDKSILDIALDCGFTSKSVFNDAFKNQVGLPPSQFRKQSLKKESD, encoded by the coding sequence TTGAAAAAATTCTTCTCCACAAGCCTTGTCAGCATACTGATTCTCCTTAGCCTAAACAGGACTCTCCTTGCAGAATCCATTCCAGAAAAATCTGTGGATAGAGGCCCTCTTCTCTTACAGCCAAGCCCTGAGCCACAAAAAGTTGACCGAGGTGCCGTACTACAGGCGGGTTTCCGAGAAGAACCAGTTCATTTTGTTTTGGCTTTGCCAGAGGTGATATCCGAAAGCCAAAGCAAGTACTTGGTCTTTCTCTGGAGCCATTTGGATTGGGTGCAAGTTTGTGCTGAGTCCGAACCTTGTCAGTCTGCTGGATACTCCCTTCCTTTAGGCCTTTGGCCACTTCCACAAATCTTTCCTGTCTTTCCCATCTCATTGAAACAAAAAGAGACAAAGGTACAGATTGAAATCAGGTCTAGGAATTATATAGAAACGGAAATACAAATTCTAAGTTTACAGGAACTTTTACAAACCATCTCCTACTTCACTGGCCTCATCTTTTCCTTTCTCTGCATCATCACTGCATTTTTTATCCGCATTCTGTTTTTTTATTTAAAAGACCCTAAGCCTTGGATCCTAAGCAATGTTCTATTCCATCTCGGCATTCTCTTTATTTTTTTGTTTGGATCCGGGCTTGGGAATCTCTATCTATTTCCAAACTCAGTGATTCCCCTTTCTTTATTTAAAAAACTTAGTGTGGGTTATTTGATTCTGACTGGGACAAATTGGATTCGGACGTATATGGACCTTTCTCTCGACTTTCCTAAATCAAATCGATTTATGATTTTTTGCCAAATCGCCGCGGTAATATTGATGGTCTCTAGTTTTTTTCCCATCCCTCGCCAATACATCGCAATCTCCTATACTTTTCTCTATGTGAGTATCACCATCCTTGCTCTGATCATTGCCTTTGTAAAATTGGAGGACTCTCTCAAACAAACCCCCTGGTTTATTTTAAGTATCCTCTGTTTGTTGCTATTCGAGATTTTGAATTTATTCTCCTATGAATCATTTGATTCTCATGATGGTAAAATTTACCTATTCTTCTTATCCATATTTTTGCCTGCCAATGCCTATTTCATTTCACAAGCGATCCAAGTTAAACTCCAGGAAATAGAGCAAACCGAAACCGTTTCAGCAAGATTGATCACTCGCTTAAAGACTGATATCACCAGTTCAAACCAACAGGAAACTCAAACCAAGAAATCACACCTAATCGGAATTAATACGGAGAAAAAAATCGAAGAGCTCAAAAATCTATTCCAATCCGAAAAGATTCACTTAGATGAAGAGCTAAGATTATCAGATCTTTCTGCCCTACTAAAATTAAATGCACACCAAACTTCCGAATTGATTAACCAGATCATGGGCATTAGTTTTGCTGATCTAATCAAACAATACCGAATAGAAGATGCGAAGGAAAAGTTAATCAAAGAGAAAGACAAATCCATCCTAGACATCGCACTAGACTGTGGTTTTACTTCCAAATCCGTCTTCAATGATGCATTTAAAAACCAAGTTGGACTGCCACCTTCCCAATTCCGAAAACAGTCTTTAAAAAAAGAATCCGATTGA
- a CDS encoding sodium-dependent bicarbonate transport family permease, which translates to MELTTSLLSNLQTPMFLAFFLGILATVIKSDLKFPDGMYTGLTIYLLLAIGMKGGVKLSQTPLETFYKPAFAAMYLCISIPVIAYFLLTKLGKYDMKNAAALAAHYGSVSAVTFSEALAFLDTLQITYEGFMPSLLAIMEVPAILVALMLVKSKMKGEDGSWKKVLHELFAGKGTVLLIGGLLIGIISGKKGHEQFAPLFDVPFRGVLILFLLEVGLVTGRRLGDLRTAGFFLIAFGILFPIFNAFVGILLGKLAGLSMGGAMVLGTLSGSASYIAAPSAIRIAIPEASPAYYLTASLAITFPFHLSLGIPLYLGFAKYIFG; encoded by the coding sequence ATGGAACTAACTACTTCTCTTTTGTCAAATCTACAAACGCCTATGTTTTTGGCCTTCTTCCTAGGAATTTTAGCCACAGTGATTAAAAGTGATCTAAAGTTCCCTGACGGTATGTATACTGGTTTAACCATCTATCTACTGTTAGCTATCGGAATGAAAGGAGGTGTGAAACTGAGCCAAACACCTTTGGAAACATTTTACAAGCCAGCCTTTGCAGCCATGTATCTTTGTATTTCTATCCCTGTGATTGCATATTTTCTACTCACAAAATTGGGAAAGTATGATATGAAAAATGCGGCAGCACTCGCGGCTCATTATGGCTCAGTTTCAGCTGTTACGTTCAGTGAAGCATTGGCTTTTTTAGATACCCTTCAGATCACCTATGAAGGGTTTATGCCTAGTTTACTTGCGATCATGGAAGTACCTGCCATCCTTGTGGCTCTGATGCTTGTGAAATCAAAAATGAAAGGCGAAGATGGCTCATGGAAAAAAGTATTACATGAGTTATTCGCTGGAAAAGGAACTGTTCTTTTGATAGGAGGCCTCCTCATCGGTATCATTTCGGGAAAAAAAGGACACGAACAATTCGCACCACTCTTTGATGTTCCGTTCCGAGGAGTTTTGATTCTGTTTTTACTAGAAGTTGGTCTTGTCACGGGACGAAGATTAGGTGACCTAAGAACTGCGGGCTTTTTTCTGATCGCATTCGGTATTTTATTCCCAATCTTCAATGCCTTTGTCGGGATTCTTTTGGGAAAACTGGCTGGCTTGAGTATGGGCGGGGCAATGGTATTGGGAACTTTGAGTGGGAGTGCCTCTTACATTGCGGCTCCCTCGGCCATTCGAATCGCCATACCGGAAGCAAGCCCAGCCTATTATCTGACGGCATCTCTTGCGATCACCTTTCCCTTCCATCTATCCTTGGGGATACCATTGTACCTTGGATTTGCAAAATACATTTTTGGGTAA
- a CDS encoding P-II family nitrogen regulator: MKLEQAKLVTIIADEAIEQKIIEDLRSVAVKGFTITEARGEGLNTTHNSSWEGKNIRIETLVSENKANRIIELMADKYLEKFAMILFCSDVQIYRKERFN, translated from the coding sequence ATGAAACTAGAACAAGCAAAATTAGTAACTATCATCGCTGATGAGGCCATTGAGCAAAAGATCATCGAGGACCTTCGTTCCGTCGCCGTGAAAGGATTTACAATCACAGAGGCGAGAGGAGAAGGGTTAAATACGACCCATAATTCGTCTTGGGAAGGGAAAAATATCCGGATCGAAACTTTAGTTTCGGAAAATAAGGCGAATCGAATCATAGAACTTATGGCAGATAAGTATCTGGAAAAGTTTGCAATGATTCTGTTCTGCTCGGATGTACAAATCTACAGAAAAGAAAGGTTTAATTGA
- a CDS encoding SDR family oxidoreductase, with protein sequence MENALKNQTILITGITDQNSLALRIAEECKRQGATLICTGLGKSKFHSALSENAQNYLERTFNDFTNTVKSVLGADTKTYVMDVSIQDSINEFASTLASEGIELNGFLHSIAMDKTIRAGKVKPIMEVTREEFMDAMNISAYSMLAVIQSLYAAKRLAKQASLVALSYLGAEKIVSHPYKNIGIAKAALERLIKELAIELGKSDGIQVNGVRFSPYTASKAGGAIQGLEEAVKQCEELAPLGNANASDLAYEVVYLFRKNNRITGEIRHVDGGYHIRG encoded by the coding sequence ATGGAAAACGCGCTCAAAAACCAAACAATCCTCATAACGGGGATTACGGACCAAAACTCCTTGGCTCTCCGCATTGCCGAGGAGTGTAAACGACAAGGAGCTACACTCATCTGTACGGGTCTTGGGAAAAGTAAATTTCATAGTGCTCTCTCAGAGAATGCGCAGAACTACCTAGAAAGGACGTTTAATGATTTTACGAACACAGTAAAATCCGTCCTAGGAGCAGACACAAAAACCTATGTGATGGATGTAAGTATCCAAGACTCAATCAATGAATTCGCAAGTACATTGGCGAGTGAGGGCATTGAATTGAATGGATTTCTCCATTCCATCGCGATGGATAAAACAATCCGCGCCGGAAAAGTGAAGCCCATTATGGAAGTGACAAGAGAAGAGTTCATGGATGCTATGAATATTTCCGCATATTCTATGTTAGCTGTTATACAAAGTCTGTATGCGGCAAAAAGACTCGCAAAACAAGCTTCTTTAGTTGCCTTGAGTTACCTGGGAGCAGAAAAAATTGTTTCGCACCCGTATAAGAACATCGGTATTGCAAAAGCAGCATTAGAGCGACTCATCAAAGAACTAGCGATAGAACTTGGAAAATCGGATGGTATCCAAGTGAATGGAGTGCGATTTTCGCCGTATACTGCAAGTAAAGCGGGAGGTGCTATCCAAGGTTTGGAAGAGGCCGTGAAACAATGCGAAGAGTTGGCACCGCTAGGAAATGCGAATGCATCGGATCTGGCTTATGAAGTTGTCTATCTATTTAGAAAGAACAATCGCATTACAGGCGAGATCCGTCATGTTGATGGAGGTTACCACATCAGAGGTTAG
- the mdoH gene encoding glucans biosynthesis glucosyltransferase MdoH — translation MNLFSLNPYTFRIFLFWGFVNLLSAYGTYLYYEYLSFRTIDTLDLFLLFFFSILFLHLSYGFCIALFGFILEWRGGDPLACKIDPKELDAVNLEKTPVAVVIPIYNEDTSAVYERISKMYLEITKEHGTQGFDFFILSDTNKISVWIKEEKSYIDLLKETNGSGRIYYRRRKINTNGKSGNISDFCRRFGKNYRYMIVLDADSYMTGKGMSLLAKKMETETSIGILQTNPIIHRTETFFQKIFQKSQSLYSKYYLTGANYWQLYSASFWGHNAIIRLEPFIEHCALPKLPKLGAIGGKILSHDTIEAALMRRSGYTVRFSLDDLGSFEEYPPSWIESLQRDQRWCQGNIQHFWFLGANELNFQSKISILLGIFSYLSSAFWLIFIGLSAYLYLSDLRFFRLAFSSESFDIIFRQVYLGKAMQLQIITLSLLFFPKFLAFGTEFLRRNTKAKERGQLLFFFLSETIISFLMAPTNMLRHVQFVLYTLIGKKVIWKNQNRNISNGLSWKLSFTSFGFPLLMGCLSAIFLYRLETQLFYWTSPIWFSWILSPLVARLTSLSSFTSRETRDQTESRGMTESEAIQQILMDPLVFGNHLFMMRDRPKETDRTKQSLEKLAEEVLANGIASVSEREIRRLLHSRHGLKHFHSLFWKTNSHSKHSSWNGRSIP, via the coding sequence ATGAATCTATTTTCACTCAATCCTTATACATTTAGAATTTTTCTCTTCTGGGGGTTTGTAAACCTTCTATCTGCCTATGGAACCTATCTTTATTATGAATATCTCTCCTTTCGTACGATTGATACCTTAGATCTTTTTTTATTATTCTTTTTTTCGATTCTCTTTCTGCATTTGTCCTATGGATTTTGCATTGCACTCTTTGGATTTATATTAGAATGGAGAGGAGGAGATCCACTTGCTTGTAAGATTGATCCTAAGGAATTAGATGCTGTCAACTTAGAGAAAACACCCGTCGCAGTTGTTATTCCCATCTACAATGAAGACACCTCAGCTGTATATGAACGAATCTCAAAGATGTATCTTGAGATAACAAAGGAGCACGGCACACAAGGATTTGATTTTTTTATCCTGAGTGATACAAATAAAATATCAGTTTGGATCAAAGAAGAAAAAAGCTACATCGATCTTTTGAAAGAGACCAATGGTTCAGGAAGGATCTATTACCGCAGAAGAAAGATCAACACCAATGGCAAAAGTGGAAACATTTCTGATTTTTGTAGAAGGTTTGGAAAAAATTATCGGTATATGATAGTACTAGATGCTGACAGTTATATGACTGGAAAAGGAATGTCACTTCTTGCCAAAAAAATGGAAACAGAAACTTCCATTGGCATTCTCCAAACAAATCCCATCATCCACAGGACAGAAACCTTCTTCCAAAAAATATTTCAAAAATCACAATCCTTGTACAGTAAGTACTATTTGACTGGTGCTAACTATTGGCAATTGTACTCTGCTTCCTTTTGGGGACACAATGCGATCATTCGTTTGGAACCATTTATTGAACATTGTGCCTTACCCAAATTACCCAAATTAGGTGCTATTGGTGGAAAAATCCTGAGCCATGATACGATTGAGGCCGCTCTGATGAGAAGATCTGGTTATACGGTTAGATTCTCTTTAGACGATTTGGGTAGTTTTGAAGAGTATCCGCCTAGTTGGATTGAATCCTTACAAAGAGACCAAAGATGGTGCCAAGGGAATATACAACACTTTTGGTTTTTGGGCGCAAACGAATTGAATTTTCAATCGAAGATTTCCATACTCTTGGGAATTTTTTCATATCTTTCGAGTGCATTTTGGTTAATCTTTATTGGACTTTCTGCCTATTTATATTTATCAGATTTACGCTTCTTTCGTTTGGCATTCAGTTCGGAAAGTTTTGATATCATTTTCCGGCAAGTATACTTAGGAAAGGCAATGCAACTCCAGATCATCACTCTATCCTTACTATTTTTCCCTAAATTTTTAGCTTTTGGCACAGAATTTTTAAGACGAAACACCAAAGCAAAAGAAAGAGGCCAATTGCTATTCTTTTTTCTATCGGAAACCATCATTTCATTTTTAATGGCTCCGACAAATATGTTACGACATGTACAATTTGTACTCTATACATTGATTGGAAAAAAAGTAATTTGGAAGAACCAAAATCGAAATATATCAAATGGTCTCTCTTGGAAACTCAGCTTTACTTCCTTTGGTTTTCCTTTGTTGATGGGCTGTCTTTCTGCTATTTTTTTGTATAGATTAGAAACCCAACTATTCTATTGGACATCACCGATTTGGTTTTCTTGGATACTATCTCCTCTTGTAGCTAGACTTACTTCATTGTCTTCCTTTACATCGAGAGAGACAAGAGATCAGACAGAAAGCAGAGGAATGACAGAATCGGAAGCGATCCAACAAATTTTAATGGATCCTTTGGTATTTGGAAATCATCTCTTCATGATGCGTGATCGACCAAAAGAAACTGATCGAACCAAACAATCTTTAGAAAAATTAGCAGAAGAAGTATTGGCAAATGGGATTGCTTCCGTAAGTGAACGAGAGATCCGACGACTTCTCCACAGCAGGCATGGTTTAAAACACTTTCATTCCCTATTTTGGAAAACCAACTCCCATTCCAAACATTCAAGTTGGAATGGGAGAAGCATTCCGTAA